Proteins co-encoded in one Bacillus paramycoides genomic window:
- a CDS encoding alanine/glycine:cation symporter family protein, with translation METVSKVLEQINHYVWGLPTLLLLVGTGIILTVRLKGLQFSKLLYAHKLAFKKSEDTSSSGDISHFQALMTAMAATIGMGNIAGVATAVTIGGPGAIFWMWITALFGMATKYAEAILAVKYRVSNENGEYSGGPMYYLERGLGKKWLAVLFAIFGTTASFGIGNMVQSNSVAEAMRINFSFPPALTGIVMSFLIAIVILGGVKKIGKVTGYVVPIKAFFYIIAGLIIIFYHYDQIPEAFSLIFSGAFNGTAAAGGFIGATVASAIQIGMARGVFANEAGLGSAPIAAAAAKTDSPAKQALVSMTGTFLDTFIVCTITGLVLITTGAWKSGKTGVEATTLAFQSVFGTAGSMILGIAIILFAYSTILGWSYYGEKCVAYLFGESAVKYYKAIFIVMIAIGANLKLGIVWTFADIANGLMAIPNLIGLIGLSGIVVSETNRFLQAEKLKENHKKQAS, from the coding sequence ATGGAGACAGTAAGTAAAGTATTAGAACAAATCAATCACTATGTGTGGGGATTACCAACATTATTGTTACTCGTTGGTACTGGTATCATTCTAACAGTGCGTTTAAAAGGTTTACAGTTTAGTAAACTATTATACGCTCACAAACTAGCTTTTAAAAAATCAGAAGATACTTCTTCCTCTGGAGATATTAGCCACTTCCAAGCACTTATGACAGCTATGGCGGCAACGATTGGAATGGGAAATATAGCCGGTGTTGCAACTGCTGTGACGATTGGTGGACCCGGTGCAATCTTTTGGATGTGGATTACTGCTTTATTCGGGATGGCAACAAAATATGCCGAAGCAATTCTTGCGGTGAAATACCGAGTTAGTAATGAAAATGGTGAATATTCAGGTGGACCAATGTACTATTTAGAACGTGGTTTAGGCAAGAAATGGCTTGCTGTTTTATTCGCTATATTCGGTACAACTGCTTCTTTCGGTATTGGTAATATGGTGCAATCTAACTCAGTTGCAGAGGCGATGCGAATTAATTTCTCTTTCCCCCCAGCTTTAACTGGTATAGTAATGTCATTTTTAATCGCAATTGTTATTTTAGGCGGTGTAAAAAAAATCGGGAAAGTGACAGGATATGTCGTTCCAATTAAAGCCTTCTTTTATATCATTGCTGGTCTTATTATTATTTTCTATCACTACGATCAAATTCCAGAAGCATTTTCACTTATTTTTTCTGGTGCATTTAATGGTACTGCAGCTGCTGGTGGTTTTATCGGTGCAACAGTTGCATCAGCTATTCAAATCGGAATGGCGCGCGGTGTATTTGCGAACGAAGCTGGTTTAGGAAGTGCACCTATTGCTGCGGCTGCTGCAAAAACTGATTCACCTGCAAAGCAAGCTTTAGTTTCTATGACTGGTACTTTTCTAGATACGTTTATTGTATGTACCATTACAGGACTTGTATTAATTACTACAGGTGCATGGAAGTCAGGAAAAACCGGTGTTGAAGCTACAACATTAGCATTCCAATCTGTATTCGGTACTGCTGGTAGTATGATTCTCGGTATCGCTATTATATTATTCGCCTACTCTACTATTTTAGGCTGGTCGTATTACGGAGAGAAATGCGTGGCTTATCTATTTGGAGAAAGTGCCGTTAAATATTATAAAGCAATCTTTATCGTCATGATTGCTATTGGTGCGAATTTAAAACTAGGCATCGTATGGACATTTGCTGATATTGCAAATGGACTTATGGCGATTCCAAACTTAATTGGCCTTATTGGATTAAGTGGTATTGTTGTATCTGAAACGAATCGCTTTTTACAAGCCGAGAAATTAAAAGAAAATCATAAAAAACAGGCAAGTTAA
- a CDS encoding HU family DNA-binding protein, protein MNKTELIKNVAQSADISQKDASAAVQSVFDTIATALQSGDKVQLIGFGTFEVRERSARTGRNPQTGEEIQIAAGKVPAFKAGKELKEAVK, encoded by the coding sequence ATGAACAAAACAGAATTAATTAAAAATGTAGCACAATCAGCTGATATTTCTCAAAAGGATGCTTCTGCAGCTGTACAATCTGTATTTGACACAATTGCTACTGCATTACAGTCTGGCGATAAAGTTCAATTAATCGGCTTTGGAACTTTTGAAGTACGCGAAAGATCTGCTCGTACAGGGCGTAACCCGCAAACTGGCGAAGAAATTCAAATCGCTGCTGGTAAAGTTCCTGCATTTAAAGCAGGTAAAGAGTTAAAAGAAGCTGTGAAATAA
- a CDS encoding S8 family peptidase, whose product MKNKIIVFLSVLSFIIGGFFFNTNTSSAETSSTDYVPNQLIVKFKQNTSLSNVQSFHKSVGANVLSKDDKLGFEVIQFSKGTVKEKIKSYKNNPDVEYAEPNYYVHAFWTPNDPYFKNQYGLQKIQAPQAWDSQRSDPGVKVAIIDTGVQGSHPDLASKVINGHDYVDNDNTSDDGNGHGTHCAGITGALTNNSVGIAGVAPQTSIYAIRVLDNQGSGTLDAVAQGIREAADSGAKVISLSLGAPNGGTALQQAVQYAWNKGSVIVAAAGNAGNTKANYPAYYSEVIAVASTDQSDRKSSFSTYGSWVDVAAPGSNIYSTYKGSTYQSLSGTSMATPHVAGVAALLANQGYSNTQIRQIIESTSDKISGTGTYWKNGRVNAFKAVQYAKQLQENKAS is encoded by the coding sequence TTGAAAAACAAAATCATTGTTTTCCTATCTGTTTTATCATTCATTATCGGTGGTTTCTTTTTTAACACAAATACTTCAAGTGCTGAAACATCATCTACTGATTACGTCCCTAACCAATTAATCGTTAAGTTCAAACAAAATACCTCTTTAAGTAATGTCCAATCTTTTCATAAATCTGTTGGTGCTAACGTTTTATCTAAAGATGATAAGTTAGGTTTTGAAGTCATTCAATTTTCAAAAGGTACTGTTAAAGAAAAAATAAAAAGTTATAAAAATAATCCAGATGTGGAATATGCAGAACCAAATTATTACGTTCACGCCTTTTGGACTCCGAACGACCCATATTTTAAAAATCAATATGGATTGCAAAAGATTCAAGCTCCACAAGCTTGGGATAGTCAACGAAGTGATCCTGGTGTAAAAGTAGCTATTATTGATACAGGAGTTCAAGGTTCACACCCTGATTTAGCTTCTAAAGTAATCAACGGGCATGATTATGTTGACAACGACAATACATCAGATGATGGTAATGGTCATGGTACGCATTGCGCTGGGATTACTGGAGCACTTACGAATAATAGTGTTGGAATTGCTGGTGTTGCCCCACAAACTTCAATTTATGCTATCCGCGTATTAGATAATCAAGGAAGTGGTACTCTTGATGCTGTAGCGCAAGGTATTAGGGAAGCTGCTGATTCAGGTGCAAAAGTAATTAGTTTAAGCTTAGGTGCTCCAAATGGTGGGACTGCTTTACAACAAGCTGTTCAATATGCATGGAATAAAGGCTCTGTTATAGTTGCAGCTGCTGGAAATGCTGGAAATACAAAAGCTAATTACCCTGCTTATTATAGCGAAGTAATTGCAGTTGCTTCTACAGATCAATCAGATAGAAAATCTTCATTTTCTACTTATGGTAGCTGGGTAGATGTTGCAGCACCAGGTTCAAATATATATTCCACATATAAAGGAAGCACGTATCAATCATTAAGTGGAACATCTATGGCAACACCTCACGTTGCAGGAGTCGCTGCTCTTTTAGCAAACCAAGGATATAGCAATACACAAATCCGCCAAATTATTGAGTCAACGTCTGATAAAATTAGTGGTACAGGTACGTACTGGAAAAACGGTAGAGTCAATGCATTTAAGGCTGTACAATACGCTAAGCAATTACAAGAAAATAAAGCCTCTTAA
- a CDS encoding cold-shock protein → MLVAENRTNEFTYNVQAIKNILFSGDTSSIHALEKLLNDTVQFDVLEQEVIDRQYIPKEAKNFFDKNGTFLYRVSNVSYKGKVLSENLIFADTSFLPHTIKCELESGNIPVEKLIEKMEVRRNVLYEGYQPAGNIIELFDGCSVTANVYPTRKSQIVSNCKCIFYICEVYHAENIKELLK, encoded by the coding sequence ATGTTAGTAGCGGAAAATAGAACAAATGAATTCACTTATAATGTACAAGCAATTAAAAATATTTTATTTTCTGGAGATACATCATCTATTCATGCTTTAGAAAAGCTTTTGAATGATACAGTTCAGTTTGATGTTCTCGAACAAGAGGTAATTGATAGACAGTACATCCCGAAAGAAGCAAAGAATTTCTTTGATAAAAATGGAACATTTCTTTACCGTGTATCCAATGTTAGTTATAAAGGAAAAGTGTTATCCGAAAATCTCATTTTTGCGGATACCTCGTTTTTACCACATACAATAAAGTGTGAGTTAGAGAGTGGAAACATTCCAGTTGAAAAACTTATAGAAAAGATGGAAGTAAGAAGGAACGTATTATATGAAGGATATCAGCCAGCTGGAAATATTATTGAATTGTTTGATGGATGCTCTGTAACAGCAAATGTGTATCCAACTAGAAAATCTCAAATTGTAAGTAACTGCAAATGCATATTTTATATATGTGAAGTATATCATGCTGAGAATATAAAGGAATTACTGAAATAA
- a CDS encoding DinB family protein encodes MKEYMLKQVDYHAWANIRLLNRIKELPSYETIFNEQIQSVFPSIKDTFAHIYITDQVWLHILHGKSMNEAIQDRENLRKQIETKSLHELEKMFENMANQYKDFLITIEDVNAVFVIENPYAGKLETSILELVQHVVNHGTYHRGNITAMIRQLGHSSTMTDFVLYLHMGQKERE; translated from the coding sequence TTGAAAGAGTACATGTTAAAACAGGTGGATTACCATGCTTGGGCTAATATACGATTATTAAATCGAATAAAAGAATTACCAAGCTATGAGACTATTTTTAATGAACAGATACAGAGTGTATTTCCATCAATTAAGGATACTTTCGCGCATATTTATATTACAGATCAAGTGTGGTTACACATATTGCATGGTAAAAGTATGAATGAAGCAATACAAGATCGAGAAAATTTACGAAAACAAATCGAAACTAAATCGTTACATGAATTAGAAAAAATGTTTGAAAACATGGCAAATCAATATAAAGACTTTTTAATTACAATTGAAGATGTGAATGCTGTATTTGTTATCGAGAACCCATATGCAGGAAAATTAGAAACTTCAATTTTAGAGTTAGTGCAACATGTCGTAAATCACGGTACATACCATAGAGGAAATATAACAGCGATGATCCGTCAACTTGGTCATTCATCGACAATGACGGATTTTGTACTGTATTTACATATGGGGCAGAAAGAGAGGGAGTAA
- the sfp gene encoding 4'-phosphopantetheinyl transferase Sfp, translating to MIESKVVDSVPILNENGCQIWWAKISDLQSWHYNLLNNVEREKANSYHHSVDRARFIIGCVISRLVLGKVLSMSPVQVPIDRMCPVCKLQHGRPQLPEGMPQISVSHSGEWVVVAFTKSAPVGVDIEQMNPNVDVMKMAEGVLTDIEIAQIMKLPNEQKIEGFLTYWTRKEAVLKATGEGLMIAPVDITVSAPNEPPNLLVFKDRHELVETTMMEDIRPSVDYLASIAIFSKEVTEITQIDAVSLLNYKEV from the coding sequence ATGATAGAGAGTAAAGTTGTAGATTCTGTACCAATTCTTAATGAGAATGGTTGTCAAATATGGTGGGCAAAAATTTCAGATTTACAATCATGGCATTACAATTTACTAAATAATGTTGAACGAGAGAAAGCAAATTCATATCATCATTCGGTAGATCGTGCACGATTTATAATAGGTTGTGTAATTAGTAGATTAGTTCTTGGAAAGGTACTTTCTATGTCGCCAGTCCAAGTACCCATTGATCGAATGTGCCCAGTATGTAAGTTACAACATGGTAGACCACAATTACCAGAAGGCATGCCGCAAATATCTGTTTCACATTCGGGTGAGTGGGTTGTTGTTGCATTTACAAAGTCTGCACCTGTAGGCGTTGATATTGAACAAATGAATCCAAATGTAGATGTTATGAAAATGGCAGAGGGTGTATTAACGGACATTGAAATAGCGCAAATTATGAAATTACCTAATGAACAGAAAATAGAAGGTTTTTTAACATATTGGACTCGAAAAGAAGCAGTGCTCAAAGCAACAGGTGAAGGACTAATGATTGCGCCAGTGGATATTACTGTATCAGCTCCCAATGAACCTCCAAACTTGTTAGTTTTTAAGGATAGACATGAGCTAGTAGAAACTACAATGATGGAAGATATAAGACCAAGTGTAGATTATTTGGCTTCCATTGCGATATTTAGTAAAGAAGTAACTGAAATCACACAGATAGACGCAGTATCGCTTTTAAATTATAAAGAAGTTTAA
- a CDS encoding MDR family MFS transporter, which yields MKAKINPKVVVSIVYITAMFMAAMDATIVNVALQTISKELQVPPSAMGTVNVGYLVSLAVFLPISGWLGDRFGTKRVFLTALFVFTTASALCGIANDITSLNLFRIMQGAGGGLLTPVGMAMLFRTFSPEERPKISRFIVLPIAVAPAVGPIIGGFFVDQMSWRWAFYINLPFGTVALLFGLLFLKEHIEKSAGRFDSLGFILSAPGFSMLIYALSQGPSKGWVSPEIISTGIAGVVFITLFIIVELRVKQPMLDLRLLKEPVFRKMSLISLFSSAGLLGMLFVFPLMYQNVIGVSALESGLTTFPEAIGLMISSQIVPWSYKKLGARKIISIGLICTAIIFVLLSFVNHDTNPWQIRALLFGIGIFLGQSVGAVQFSAFNNIAPPSMGRATTIFNVQNRLGSAIGVAVLASILAGFGNNSIQNNVHSDFLPYQAALIGSAIFLLVALLFSLRISDKEVMSKKKKKPLPVLQKEKEVVNE from the coding sequence ATGAAGGCAAAAATAAATCCAAAAGTAGTTGTAAGCATCGTATATATAACAGCGATGTTTATGGCTGCTATGGATGCAACAATTGTGAATGTAGCACTCCAAACAATAAGTAAAGAATTACAAGTACCTCCATCTGCAATGGGGACTGTTAATGTTGGGTATTTAGTTAGCTTAGCCGTTTTCCTTCCGATTTCTGGTTGGTTAGGAGATCGCTTCGGTACGAAAAGAGTATTTCTAACCGCTCTTTTCGTATTTACAACTGCGTCTGCATTATGTGGAATAGCGAATGATATTACTTCATTGAATCTTTTTCGCATCATGCAAGGTGCTGGAGGGGGGCTTTTAACACCAGTTGGGATGGCGATGTTATTCCGAACATTTTCACCAGAGGAAAGGCCAAAAATTTCACGGTTTATTGTGTTGCCAATTGCTGTAGCACCGGCAGTAGGACCAATTATTGGCGGTTTTTTTGTAGATCAAATGTCTTGGCGCTGGGCATTTTATATTAATTTACCGTTTGGAACCGTAGCGTTACTATTCGGTCTACTATTTTTAAAAGAGCATATTGAAAAATCAGCTGGTCGCTTTGATTCTCTTGGTTTTATTCTTTCAGCACCAGGATTTTCGATGCTAATCTATGCGCTCAGTCAAGGACCATCAAAAGGATGGGTTTCCCCAGAAATTATAAGTACTGGAATAGCCGGGGTTGTATTCATTACATTGTTTATCATTGTTGAACTTAGAGTAAAGCAACCGATGTTAGATTTACGCTTATTAAAAGAACCTGTTTTTAGAAAGATGAGTCTTATTTCATTGTTTTCATCCGCGGGTTTATTAGGAATGTTATTTGTTTTTCCACTTATGTATCAAAATGTAATAGGAGTTTCCGCATTGGAATCAGGTCTTACGACATTCCCAGAGGCGATTGGGTTAATGATTTCTTCACAGATTGTACCATGGTCATATAAGAAATTAGGAGCTCGTAAAATAATTTCTATTGGGTTAATTTGTACAGCGATTATCTTTGTTTTATTAAGTTTTGTAAATCACGATACGAACCCATGGCAAATACGGGCATTATTGTTTGGCATAGGTATTTTCTTAGGCCAGTCTGTTGGGGCAGTTCAATTTTCTGCATTTAACAATATAGCGCCACCTTCTATGGGGAGAGCAACGACTATATTTAATGTGCAAAATCGATTAGGATCTGCAATAGGGGTCGCTGTTTTAGCTAGCATACTAGCCGGTTTTGGAAATAATAGTATACAAAATAATGTTCATTCAGACTTCTTGCCTTATCAAGCGGCATTAATTGGATCTGCAATATTTTTACTCGTAGCATTACTATTTTCTTTACGTATATCTGATAAAGAAGTAATGTCAAAGAAGAAGAAAAAGCCGTTACCTGTATTACAAAAAGAGAAAGAAGTTGTAAACGAATAA
- a CDS encoding MbtH family protein, which translates to MTNPFENDNYTYKVLKNEEGQYSLWPVFLDVPIGWNVVHEEASRNECLQYVESNWEDLNPKSNQVGEKILVGKR; encoded by the coding sequence ATGACGAATCCATTTGAAAATGATAATTACACATATAAAGTATTAAAAAATGAGGAGGGCCAGTATTCTCTCTGGCCTGTCTTTCTTGATGTACCTATTGGTTGGAATGTCGTACATGAAGAGGCTAGTAGGAATGAGTGTTTACAATATGTTGAAAGTAACTGGGAAGATTTGAATCCAAAAAGTAATCAAGTGGGCGAAAAAATATTAGTAGGAAAACGATAA
- a CDS encoding DUF3891 family protein: protein MIFREKNEKESILIRQHDHGFLAGEIAKYIKEDFFEDDTYLKETIDAIYEHDRGWIELDKVPILNDAKNIPYTFMDCPSSLRFVFYKIGLNEIEGSNPYGALLCSKHFLSFPLNEEDEEMMSFYTGELERQKRILKTLTKEQFAIFDKHYRLLKFCDELSLYVCMNKPGVEKENEIDLFKDGFEGTEMFNSKEGKPIQAEWVDEETIRITPFPFQTEFYTYVKYKTINKREIEEKGIVKADRESEIKKQTIHFIQ, encoded by the coding sequence ATGATTTTTCGTGAAAAGAATGAGAAAGAAAGCATATTAATTCGTCAACATGATCATGGTTTTTTAGCTGGAGAGATTGCCAAATATATAAAAGAAGATTTTTTTGAAGATGACACATATTTAAAAGAGACAATTGATGCAATATATGAGCATGATAGAGGGTGGATAGAGCTTGATAAAGTACCAATTTTGAATGATGCTAAAAATATCCCGTATACATTTATGGATTGTCCTAGCTCATTACGCTTTGTTTTTTATAAGATTGGTTTGAATGAAATTGAAGGGTCTAACCCATACGGAGCATTACTTTGTAGTAAACATTTTTTATCATTTCCATTAAATGAAGAAGATGAAGAGATGATGTCATTTTATACAGGGGAATTGGAACGACAAAAAAGAATATTAAAAACGTTAACGAAAGAACAATTTGCGATATTCGATAAACATTATAGATTATTAAAATTTTGCGATGAACTTTCTTTATATGTATGTATGAATAAACCTGGTGTAGAAAAGGAAAATGAAATTGATTTGTTTAAAGATGGTTTTGAAGGAACAGAAATGTTTAATAGTAAAGAAGGGAAACCTATTCAAGCTGAATGGGTAGATGAGGAAACAATTCGAATTACACCGTTTCCATTTCAAACTGAATTTTATACGTATGTAAAATATAAAACTATAAATAAACGTGAAATTGAAGAAAAAGGAATTGTAAAGGCTGATAGAGAATCAGAAATAAAGAAACAAACCATTCATTTCATACAATAG